One Tachypleus tridentatus isolate NWPU-2018 chromosome 3, ASM421037v1, whole genome shotgun sequence DNA window includes the following coding sequences:
- the LOC143247131 gene encoding uncharacterized protein LOC143247131 — MGVYKIIIAVCLVSSIVFAQKNGLSILQAYGWWGSNKNSQPGIAVRSRHPFPLVRFKRGVEELSDGKMEHLLAINALHAASIFKYSMNRNSRKSCIARLLCDIGVDGSVHDDFGHNMIGLLGVEEDTSVLKNAFDLGMTHKSWMLCRNLYGNCST; from the exons ATGGgtgtttacaaaattatcatagCAGTGTGTCTAGTATCGTCAATTGTATTTGCTCAAAAAAACGGACTCTCTATATTGCAAGCTTATGGTTGGTGGGGTTCAAACAAAAATAGTCAACCTGGAATTGCAGTAAGAAGTCGTCACCCATTCCCACTTGTCCGTTTTAAAAGAGGTGTGGAGGAACTATCTGATGGGAAGATGGAACACCTATTGGCCATCAATGCGTTACACGCAGCATCCATTTTCAAATATTCCATGAATAGAAATAGCAGAAAATCCTGTATTGCTCGACTTTTATGCGACATCGGAGTGGATGGAAGTGTGCATGATGATTTTGGTCATAATATGATAGGTTTGCTTGG AGTTGAAGAAGACACGTCTGTTTTAAAGAACGCCTTCGATTTGGGTATGACACACAAGAGCTGGATGCTTTGTAGAAACTTATATGGAAATTGCAGCACTTAG